In a genomic window of Pseudoglutamicibacter albus:
- the dop gene encoding depupylase/deamidase Dop: protein MSTIQQHVPDGLVAAGLVGRAPGERIMGTETEYGVIAPGSGLTPTQLSAAVVTAMGEALEQLGSASAAAPWDYLHERPLDDARGFSMRRADAHESQLTHEGTSVAPGAAAKGGSGRILMNSVLGNGARFYVDHAHPEYSSPESTNSYDAAVWDQAGDRLASAAARIASGRIGHEILLHKNNVDGKGASYGTHENYLTPRALPFDALVSGLLPFFATRHIVCGSGRVGLGQFGEKPGFQISQRADYFEQRVGLETTLRRPLVNTRDEPHAQHSRFRRLHVIVGDANCWCVSARLRMGATSWVLRLIEAGRCPRVEIVDPVAAVKIFSHDPALQVQVPTIDGQRVSALDIQESYLEAAEAYAASDAEATGAEREVLPLWRRVIDALRANDTVADRLVEWRGKYALLRAYAARGGLDIEDPDAWEADQLKLIDLQWSDMREGKGLAWALERAGKAETVLAEADIVTAMTTPPANTRAWARGQAVTTFGSQLNAASWESLTFEANGRIEHIDMPVPWAGTREEVSATSPNEFRLGEFCSSINASMNAHTASASDPHAL from the coding sequence GTGAGTACGATCCAGCAACACGTCCCGGATGGTTTAGTAGCCGCCGGACTAGTAGGGCGGGCACCCGGTGAACGGATCATGGGCACCGAGACCGAATACGGGGTCATCGCCCCCGGTTCCGGGCTGACACCAACACAGCTCTCCGCGGCGGTAGTGACCGCGATGGGGGAGGCACTCGAACAGCTCGGCTCAGCAAGCGCTGCCGCCCCGTGGGATTACCTGCATGAGCGGCCGCTTGATGACGCCCGCGGCTTTTCGATGAGACGCGCAGACGCCCACGAATCCCAGCTGACCCATGAAGGCACCTCAGTTGCCCCAGGGGCTGCGGCTAAGGGTGGTTCGGGCAGGATTCTGATGAACTCGGTTTTGGGTAACGGTGCCCGCTTCTATGTTGATCACGCTCACCCCGAATATTCCTCCCCGGAGAGCACGAACTCCTACGATGCCGCGGTGTGGGATCAGGCAGGTGACCGCCTGGCGAGCGCGGCGGCGCGGATCGCTAGCGGGCGCATCGGGCACGAGATTCTTCTGCACAAGAACAATGTGGACGGTAAGGGTGCCTCGTATGGAACGCACGAGAATTATCTGACCCCGCGTGCGTTACCGTTCGATGCCCTCGTGTCAGGCCTGCTGCCGTTCTTCGCTACTCGGCATATCGTCTGCGGCTCCGGCCGGGTTGGTCTGGGGCAGTTCGGTGAGAAACCGGGTTTCCAGATCTCCCAGCGTGCCGACTATTTTGAGCAGCGCGTAGGGTTGGAAACCACTCTGCGCCGCCCACTGGTGAACACGCGGGATGAGCCGCATGCTCAACATAGTCGTTTTCGCCGCTTGCACGTGATTGTGGGGGATGCGAATTGTTGGTGTGTTTCCGCTCGCCTTCGTATGGGTGCAACCAGCTGGGTTCTGCGGCTCATCGAAGCAGGCCGATGCCCGCGCGTTGAGATTGTTGATCCGGTGGCCGCGGTGAAAATTTTCTCCCACGACCCCGCATTGCAGGTTCAGGTGCCAACGATTGATGGCCAGCGCGTGAGTGCGCTTGATATCCAGGAGAGCTATCTCGAAGCGGCGGAAGCCTACGCCGCAAGCGACGCCGAGGCTACCGGAGCGGAGCGCGAGGTGTTGCCACTATGGCGGCGGGTGATCGATGCGTTGCGTGCTAACGACACTGTCGCTGACCGGTTAGTTGAATGGCGCGGTAAATACGCGCTACTGCGGGCCTATGCCGCTCGTGGCGGGCTCGACATTGAGGATCCGGACGCCTGGGAAGCAGACCAGCTCAAGCTCATCGACCTGCAATGGTCTGACATGAGGGAAGGTAAAGGCCTAGCGTGGGCACTTGAGCGCGCCGGCAAAGCAGAAACCGTGCTTGCGGAGGCCGATATCGTTACGGCAATGACCACACCACCTGCCAACACACGCGCGTGGGCCCGTGGCCAGGCCGTGACAACCTTCGGTAGCCAACTGAACGCCGCATCGTGGGAGAGCCTGACCTTCGAAGCCAACGGCCGCATCGAACACATCGACATGCCCGTGCCGTGGGCGGGCACCCGCGAGGAAGTCAGCGCCACATCCCCGAACGAATTCCGCTTGGGCGAATTCTGTTCATCCATCAACGCATCAATGAACGCACACACGGCGAGCGCGAGCGACCCGCACGCCCTCTAA